The following proteins come from a genomic window of Acanthopagrus latus isolate v.2019 chromosome 5, fAcaLat1.1, whole genome shotgun sequence:
- the adamts13 gene encoding A disintegrin and metalloproteinase with thrombospondin motifs 13 isoform X2: MYFMALLCLLLLRPGFAALMTSPLEELSHHSASRKDTVSSSGCSPDASVSGRLRRSALMPDITHLELLVVVGPDVQQVHKQDTERYILTNLNIASELLRDMTLGANMRVHLVRMIILSEPEPEIQMSSDITSCLRSVCDWGRRINPSNDTDPLHADLLLYITRYDLELPDGNKQVRGVAQLGGACSSEWSCVITEDTGFDLGITIAHEIGHSFGINHDGLGNTCSRSGFIMASDGGYNSVDLTWSQCSRQQLLTFFSEGKAECVKDLPALGGSLQNWKPGLYYGVDDQCRIAFGSSARACSFTNPDLPACRALSCHINPDDDSSCKRLLVPLLDGTECAPNQWCLKGRCVSLDELSSSVVVHGSWSSWSSFSPCSRTCGGGVTHRTRKCNNPGPAFGGNDCEGPDIEAELCHQQSCERTQLDFMAEQCSQTDLHPLYLIPNTASFYTWIPAVGFARGDEQCRYMCQSDGENFIVSRGSQFVDGTRCESDSPPPFGSTAACLRGRCQLFGCDGVLHSGKVRDVCGVCGGDGSSCSLTSDSYTGGQAREYTTFLSLPVNATQVHIVNRAPLFTHMAVTVGDGYIVSGGGSMALNMTHPSPLDDNRLEYHLHMTPDLLPEMEELLLPGPLQEEINIQVYRKYGKEYGEKTNPNISYQFYVPTRNSVLTDITPKGKWAVLTAPCSVSCGSGIQKHVYICVGEGTNNHLEEHNCETPPPPTPPLTTCQLPPCPPRWDAGTFGPCSASCGGGERMRPVRCVQKHRADVVKVPDSECPADTPPSTVEKCNLQPCPARWRVSEPGECSAVCGPGEAKRSVSCVRPEDGQDVEVDQSLCSKQIKPPGSVPCVVDVCPIGWESKAEEQPVLKPGLLPRSRQTPVYVWSPVISQCSKSCGNGTLQVWFSCVDHRTRLEVPDVHCDASTKPPPHSETCNTSPCPPMWHSKQGVCSVTCGGGVANRVLYCARETEGEEEVVEDSECRDFPEPTAVVSCNTHSCPARWRVFSTSPCSVSCDLGVAQRAVSCVQFVHGKESVVSEENCRAAVKPATTVPCLVQVCTFRWEVKPWSQCSVPCGYGIQSRTVSCMGPSKPEPLSPLLCMHLPKPITIQGCNMGGCREDGPVTSPTPSHTDTPPHRMGHPSPPSATEAVTIPHTTTTIPTPKPGACGQLLVNESGTVDLKDVTGRCTVSIGRPLDEVIHIKVESGSLNCRKKEFAAFFDRLAFVRKCEQVAGSELTTRTNVLLVRQHLLTPGNGVVLTYSSKKNAKKSHHQDCDIQLFSPRGVFENPTTSSTNHTCRVLINAPPSVKIRIQALHIGLVFNSTNSQSTYIMIRDMDVLKTNVFKGQQLFLWHSSGNMAEIEFHGDYLHSKRSFRAEYSFTRL; this comes from the exons atgtattttatggCTCTGCTTTGTCTGCTGTTACTGCGGCCTGGCTTCGCTGCTCTAATGACTTCTCCATTGGAAGAG CTTTCCCATCACTCCGCCAGTCGGAAAGacacagtttcctcctctggttgTTCTCCTGACGCCTCAG TGAGTGGACGGCTGCGTCGATCGGCTTTGATGCCTGATATCACACATCTGGAGCTACTGGTGGTGGTAGGGCCGGATGTCCAGCAGGTCCACAAGCAGGATACAGAACGATATATCCTCACCAACCTCAACATT GCCTCAGAGCTGCTGAGAGACATGACCCTGGGAGCCAACATGAGGGTGCACCTGGTCCGCATGATCATCCTGTCAGAGCCAGAG CCAGAGATCCAAATGTCATCCGACATTACTTCATGTctcagaagtgtgtgtgactggggCAGAAGGATAAACCCCTCGAATGATACAGACCCACTACACGCTGATCTCCTGTTGTACATTACAAG GTACGACCTGGAGTTGCCTGATGGGAATAAGCAGGTCAGGGGAGTAGCACAGCTGGGTGGGGCCTGTTCAAGTGAATGGAGCTGTGTGATCACAGAGGACACGGGCTTTGACCTGGGGATCACCATCGCTCATGAAATCGGCCACAG TTTTGGAATAAACCATGATGGACTGGgaaacacctgcagcaggagTGGCTTCATTATGGCCTCTGATGGAGGCTACAACAGTGTGGATCTGACCTGGTCCcagtgcagcagacagcagctgctcaCATTCTTCAG TGAAGGTAAAGCTGAATGTGTCAAAGACCTTCCTGCACTGGGAGGTTCCCTACAGAACTGGAAGCCTGGCTTATATTACGGAGTTGACGACCAGTGCCGGATAGCTTTTGGAAGCTCTGCAAGAGCCTGCTCTTTTACCAACCCTGACCTG CCAGCTTGTCGTGCTCTGTCCTGTCACATTAACCCCGATGATGACAGCTCCTGCAAACGCCTCCTGGTTCCACTGCTGGATGGGACAGAGTGTGCACCTAATCAG TGGTGTCTGAAGGGCCGCTGTGTCTCCCTGGATGAGCTCAGCTCCTCTGTAGTGGTGCACGGCTCCTGGTCCAGCTGGTCATCGTTCTCCCCCTGCTCACGGACATGTGGTGGGGGAGTCACTCATCGCACAAGGAAATGCAATAACCCAGG ACCTGCTTTTGGGGGGAATGACTGTGAGGGGCCAGATATCGAGGCTGAACTTTGTCACCAGCAG TCCTGTGAGCGCACCCAGCTGGATTTCATGGCAGAACAGTGTTCCCAAACAGACCTCCACCCACTCTACCTGATACCAAACACTGCCTCCTTCTACACCTGGATCCCTGCTGTCGGCTTTGCACGAG GCGATGAGCAGTGCAGATACATGTGCCAGTCAGATGGAGAAAACTTCATAGTGAGTCGTGGCTCTCAGTTTGTGGACGGGACTCGCTGTGAGTCAGACAGCCCACCTCCCTTTGGCTCCACAGCTGCTTGTCTAAGAGGGAGATGTCAG CTGTTTGGCTGTGACGGCGTGCTGCACTCTGGGAAAGTGAGGGACGTGTGTGGGGTGTGCGGTGGCGACGGATCGTCCTGCAGTTTGACCTCTGACTCCTACACTGGCGGTCAGGCAAGAG AGTACAccaccttcctctctctgccagtAAACGCCACACAGGTTCATATTGTCAACAGGGCTCCTCTCTTCACTCACATGG ctgtgacagttGGAGACGGGTACATTGTGTCTGGGGGGGGCAGCATGGCGCTGAATATGACCCACCCCTCCCCACTGGATGATAACCGCCTAGAGTACCACCTCCACATGACCCCTGACCTTCTGCCTgagatggaggagctgctgctgcccggACCACTGCAGGAGGAGATAAACATACAG gtctATCGCAAATATGGAAAAGAATacggagagaaaacaaatccaaacatCAGTTACCAGTTCTATGTACCTACCAGAAACAGTGTCTTGACAGACATCACACCAAAAGGCAAATGGGCCGTCTTAACAGCACCCTGCTCTGTCTCCTGTGGATCAG GCATACAGAAGCACGTGTACATCTGTGTAGGTGAAGGAACCAACAACCATTTGGAGGAGCACAACTGCGAaacacctcctccacccacacCACCCCTCACAACCTGTCAGCTCCCCCCCTGTCCCCCCAG GTGGGATGCAGGGACGTTTGGGCCTTGTAGCGCCTCTTGTGGCGGAGGAGAGAGAATGCGCCCTGTAAGATGTGTCCAGAAACACAGGGCTGACGTGGTAAAGGTCCCAGATTCTGAATGCCCTGCTGATACACCTCCGAGCACTGTGGAGAAATGTAACCTGCAGCCCTGTCCTGCCAG ATGGCGTGTGTCAGAGCCAGGGGAATGTTCAGCTGTGTGCGGGCCAGGGGAAGCCAAACGCAGCGTCTCATGTGTGCGGCCAGAAGACGGTCAGGATGTTGAAGTGGATCAAAGCCTGTGCTCAAAGCAGATCAAACCACCTGGTTCTGTTCCCTGTGTGGTCGATGTTTGTCCCATTGGCTGGGAGTCTAAGGCAGAG GAACAGCCCGTGTTGAAGCCTGGTTTGTTGCCGCGCTCCAGACAGACCCCTGTGTACGTCTGGAGCCCCGTCATCAGCCAGTGCTCGAAGTCCTGCGGGAATG GAACCCTGCAGGTGTGGTTCTCCTGTGTGGACCACCGGACCAGACTGGAGGTGCCCGACGTCCACTGTGACGCTTCAACCAAACCTCCACCTCACTCTGAGACCTGCAACACATCCCCCTGCCCTCCCAT GTGGCACTCTAAGCAAGGAGTCTGCAGTGTAACgtgtggaggaggggtggcCAACAGGGTGCTGTACTGTGCTAGAGaaacagagggggaggaggaggtggtggaggactCTGAGTGCAGAGACTTTCCAGAACCCACAGCAGTGGTTTCATGTAACACCCACAGCTGCCCAGCGAG GTGGAGGGTATTCAGCACGTCACCCTGCTCGGTGTCCTGTGATCTGGGTGTAGCTCAGAGGGCTGTGTCGTGTGTCCAGTTCGTCCATGGTAAGGAGAGTGTGGTGTCAGAGGAAAACTGCCGTGCAGCTGTCAAACCAGCCACCACAGTGCCCTGCCTGGTGCAGGTGTGCACCTTTAGGTGGGAGGTGAAGCCATGGAGCCAG TGTTCAGTCCCCTGTGGATATGGGATCCAGTCCAGAACTGTGTCCTGCATGGGCCCCTCAAAGCCGGAGCCCCTCAGCCCCCTGCTCTGTATGCACCTGCCCAAACCCATCACCATCCAGGGCTGCAACATGGGCGGCTGCAGGGAGGACGGACCTGTCACGTCTCCCACTCCAAGCCACACAGATACACCGCCGCACCGCATGGGCCATCCCTCTCCTCCAAGTGCTACAGAGGCCGTCACCATCCCACACACCACAACAACCATTCCAACACCTAAACCCG GTGCATGTGGGCAGCTGCTTGTGAACGAATCAGGCACGGTGGACCTGAAAGATGTAACCGGCCGCTGCACGGTATCCATAGGCCGACCCCTGGATGAAGTCATTCATATCAAAGTGGAGTCTGGCTCCTTGAACTGCAGAAAAA AGGagtttgctgcattttttgaccGGCTGGCTTTCGTGAGGAAGTGCGAGCAGGTAGCAGGAAGTGAACTGACCACCAGAACCAACGTGTTGCTGGTGCGTCAACACCTGCTCACCCCCGGAAACGGCGTTGTGCTGACCTACAGTTCAAAGAAGAACGCGAAGAAGAGTCACCATCAGG ATTGTGACATTCAGCTGTTTTCCCCAAGAGGTGTCTTTGAGAATCCAACAACATCCAGCACTAACCACACCTGTCGAGTCCTCATCAACGCCCCTCCCTCAGTGAAGATTAGAATCCAAGCGCTGCACATAGGATTAGTATTCAACTCTACCAACTCCCAGTCCACATACATTATG ATTCGGGACATGGATGTCTTAAAGACCAACGTGTTTAAAGgccagcagctgtttctgtggcaCTCCTCTGGAAATATGGCAGAGATTGAATTTCATGGAGACTACCTGCATTCCAAACGGAGTTTCAGAGCTGAATATTCCTTCACACGTCTTTGA
- the adamts13 gene encoding A disintegrin and metalloproteinase with thrombospondin motifs 13 isoform X4, which yields MASDGGYNSVDLTWSQCSRQQLLTFFSEGKAECVKDLPALGGSLQNWKPGLYYGVDDQCRIAFGSSARACSFTNPDLPACRALSCHINPDDDSSCKRLLVPLLDGTECAPNQWCLKGRCVSLDELSSSVVVHGSWSSWSSFSPCSRTCGGGVTHRTRKCNNPGPAFGGNDCEGPDIEAELCHQQSCERTQLDFMAEQCSQTDLHPLYLIPNTASFYTWIPAVGFARGDEQCRYMCQSDGENFIVSRGSQFVDGTRCESDSPPPFGSTAACLRGRCQLFGCDGVLHSGKVRDVCGVCGGDGSSCSLTSDSYTGGQAREYTTFLSLPVNATQVHIVNRAPLFTHMAVTVGDGYIVSGGGSMALNMTHPSPLDDNRLEYHLHMTPDLLPEMEELLLPGPLQEEINIQVYRKYGKEYGEKTNPNISYQFYVPTRNSVLTDITPKGKWAVLTAPCSVSCGSGIQKHVYICVGEGTNNHLEEHNCETPPPPTPPLTTCQLPPCPPRWDAGTFGPCSASCGGGERMRPVRCVQKHRADVVKVPDSECPADTPPSTVEKCNLQPCPARWRVSEPGECSAVCGPGEAKRSVSCVRPEDGQDVEVDQSLCSKQIKPPGSVPCVVDVCPIGWESKAEEQPVLKPGLLPRSRQTPVYVWSPVISQCSKSCGNGTLQVWFSCVDHRTRLEVPDVHCDASTKPPPHSETCNTSPCPPMWHSKQGVCSVTCGGGVANRVLYCARETEGEEEVVEDSECRDFPEPTAVVSCNTHSCPARWRVFSTSPCSVSCDLGVAQRAVSCVQFVHGKESVVSEENCRAAVKPATTVPCLVQVCTFRWEVKPWSQCSVPCGYGIQSRTVSCMGPSKPEPLSPLLCMHLPKPITIQGCNMGGCREDGPVTSPTPSHTDTPPHRMGHPSPPSATEAVTIPHTTTTIPTPKPGACGQLLVNESGTVDLKDVTGRCTVSIGRPLDEVIHIKVESGSLNCRKKEFAAFFDRLAFVRKCEQVAGSELTTRTNVLLVRQHLLTPGNGVVLTYSSKKNAKKSHHQDCDIQLFSPRGVFENPTTSSTNHTCRVLINAPPSVKIRIQALHIGLVFNSTNSQSTYIMVWTSILTLLVLSVRCTFNRKSRPVTAALFCLLQIRDMDVLKTNVFKGQQLFLWHSSGNMAEIEFHGDYLHSKRSFRAEYSFTRL from the exons ATGGCCTCTGATGGAGGCTACAACAGTGTGGATCTGACCTGGTCCcagtgcagcagacagcagctgctcaCATTCTTCAG TGAAGGTAAAGCTGAATGTGTCAAAGACCTTCCTGCACTGGGAGGTTCCCTACAGAACTGGAAGCCTGGCTTATATTACGGAGTTGACGACCAGTGCCGGATAGCTTTTGGAAGCTCTGCAAGAGCCTGCTCTTTTACCAACCCTGACCTG CCAGCTTGTCGTGCTCTGTCCTGTCACATTAACCCCGATGATGACAGCTCCTGCAAACGCCTCCTGGTTCCACTGCTGGATGGGACAGAGTGTGCACCTAATCAG TGGTGTCTGAAGGGCCGCTGTGTCTCCCTGGATGAGCTCAGCTCCTCTGTAGTGGTGCACGGCTCCTGGTCCAGCTGGTCATCGTTCTCCCCCTGCTCACGGACATGTGGTGGGGGAGTCACTCATCGCACAAGGAAATGCAATAACCCAGG ACCTGCTTTTGGGGGGAATGACTGTGAGGGGCCAGATATCGAGGCTGAACTTTGTCACCAGCAG TCCTGTGAGCGCACCCAGCTGGATTTCATGGCAGAACAGTGTTCCCAAACAGACCTCCACCCACTCTACCTGATACCAAACACTGCCTCCTTCTACACCTGGATCCCTGCTGTCGGCTTTGCACGAG GCGATGAGCAGTGCAGATACATGTGCCAGTCAGATGGAGAAAACTTCATAGTGAGTCGTGGCTCTCAGTTTGTGGACGGGACTCGCTGTGAGTCAGACAGCCCACCTCCCTTTGGCTCCACAGCTGCTTGTCTAAGAGGGAGATGTCAG CTGTTTGGCTGTGACGGCGTGCTGCACTCTGGGAAAGTGAGGGACGTGTGTGGGGTGTGCGGTGGCGACGGATCGTCCTGCAGTTTGACCTCTGACTCCTACACTGGCGGTCAGGCAAGAG AGTACAccaccttcctctctctgccagtAAACGCCACACAGGTTCATATTGTCAACAGGGCTCCTCTCTTCACTCACATGG ctgtgacagttGGAGACGGGTACATTGTGTCTGGGGGGGGCAGCATGGCGCTGAATATGACCCACCCCTCCCCACTGGATGATAACCGCCTAGAGTACCACCTCCACATGACCCCTGACCTTCTGCCTgagatggaggagctgctgctgcccggACCACTGCAGGAGGAGATAAACATACAG gtctATCGCAAATATGGAAAAGAATacggagagaaaacaaatccaaacatCAGTTACCAGTTCTATGTACCTACCAGAAACAGTGTCTTGACAGACATCACACCAAAAGGCAAATGGGCCGTCTTAACAGCACCCTGCTCTGTCTCCTGTGGATCAG GCATACAGAAGCACGTGTACATCTGTGTAGGTGAAGGAACCAACAACCATTTGGAGGAGCACAACTGCGAaacacctcctccacccacacCACCCCTCACAACCTGTCAGCTCCCCCCCTGTCCCCCCAG GTGGGATGCAGGGACGTTTGGGCCTTGTAGCGCCTCTTGTGGCGGAGGAGAGAGAATGCGCCCTGTAAGATGTGTCCAGAAACACAGGGCTGACGTGGTAAAGGTCCCAGATTCTGAATGCCCTGCTGATACACCTCCGAGCACTGTGGAGAAATGTAACCTGCAGCCCTGTCCTGCCAG ATGGCGTGTGTCAGAGCCAGGGGAATGTTCAGCTGTGTGCGGGCCAGGGGAAGCCAAACGCAGCGTCTCATGTGTGCGGCCAGAAGACGGTCAGGATGTTGAAGTGGATCAAAGCCTGTGCTCAAAGCAGATCAAACCACCTGGTTCTGTTCCCTGTGTGGTCGATGTTTGTCCCATTGGCTGGGAGTCTAAGGCAGAG GAACAGCCCGTGTTGAAGCCTGGTTTGTTGCCGCGCTCCAGACAGACCCCTGTGTACGTCTGGAGCCCCGTCATCAGCCAGTGCTCGAAGTCCTGCGGGAATG GAACCCTGCAGGTGTGGTTCTCCTGTGTGGACCACCGGACCAGACTGGAGGTGCCCGACGTCCACTGTGACGCTTCAACCAAACCTCCACCTCACTCTGAGACCTGCAACACATCCCCCTGCCCTCCCAT GTGGCACTCTAAGCAAGGAGTCTGCAGTGTAACgtgtggaggaggggtggcCAACAGGGTGCTGTACTGTGCTAGAGaaacagagggggaggaggaggtggtggaggactCTGAGTGCAGAGACTTTCCAGAACCCACAGCAGTGGTTTCATGTAACACCCACAGCTGCCCAGCGAG GTGGAGGGTATTCAGCACGTCACCCTGCTCGGTGTCCTGTGATCTGGGTGTAGCTCAGAGGGCTGTGTCGTGTGTCCAGTTCGTCCATGGTAAGGAGAGTGTGGTGTCAGAGGAAAACTGCCGTGCAGCTGTCAAACCAGCCACCACAGTGCCCTGCCTGGTGCAGGTGTGCACCTTTAGGTGGGAGGTGAAGCCATGGAGCCAG TGTTCAGTCCCCTGTGGATATGGGATCCAGTCCAGAACTGTGTCCTGCATGGGCCCCTCAAAGCCGGAGCCCCTCAGCCCCCTGCTCTGTATGCACCTGCCCAAACCCATCACCATCCAGGGCTGCAACATGGGCGGCTGCAGGGAGGACGGACCTGTCACGTCTCCCACTCCAAGCCACACAGATACACCGCCGCACCGCATGGGCCATCCCTCTCCTCCAAGTGCTACAGAGGCCGTCACCATCCCACACACCACAACAACCATTCCAACACCTAAACCCG GTGCATGTGGGCAGCTGCTTGTGAACGAATCAGGCACGGTGGACCTGAAAGATGTAACCGGCCGCTGCACGGTATCCATAGGCCGACCCCTGGATGAAGTCATTCATATCAAAGTGGAGTCTGGCTCCTTGAACTGCAGAAAAA AGGagtttgctgcattttttgaccGGCTGGCTTTCGTGAGGAAGTGCGAGCAGGTAGCAGGAAGTGAACTGACCACCAGAACCAACGTGTTGCTGGTGCGTCAACACCTGCTCACCCCCGGAAACGGCGTTGTGCTGACCTACAGTTCAAAGAAGAACGCGAAGAAGAGTCACCATCAGG ATTGTGACATTCAGCTGTTTTCCCCAAGAGGTGTCTTTGAGAATCCAACAACATCCAGCACTAACCACACCTGTCGAGTCCTCATCAACGCCCCTCCCTCAGTGAAGATTAGAATCCAAGCGCTGCACATAGGATTAGTATTCAACTCTACCAACTCCCAGTCCACATACATTATGGTGTGGACAAGCATTTTAACACTGCTTGTTCTTTCTGTACGCTGCACATTTAATAGGAAGAGCAGGCCGGTAACTGCCGCActgttttgtcttcttcagATTCGGGACATGGATGTCTTAAAGACCAACGTGTTTAAAGgccagcagctgtttctgtggcaCTCCTCTGGAAATATGGCAGAGATTGAATTTCATGGAGACTACCTGCATTCCAAACGGAGTTTCAGAGCTGAATATTCCTTCACACGTCTTTGA
- the adamts13 gene encoding A disintegrin and metalloproteinase with thrombospondin motifs 13 isoform X5 — protein MYFMALLCLLLLRPGFAALMTSPLEELSHHSASRKDTVSSSGCSPDASVSGRLRRSALMPDITHLELLVVVGPDVQQVHKQDTERYILTNLNIASELLRDMTLGANMRVHLVRMIILSEPEPEIQMSSDITSCLRSVCDWGRRINPSNDTDPLHADLLLYITRYDLELPDGNKQVRGVAQLGGACSSEWSCVITEDTGFDLGITIAHEIGHSFGINHDGLGNTCSRSGFIMASDGGYNSVDLTWSQCSRQQLLTFFSEGKAECVKDLPALGGSLQNWKPGLYYGVDDQCRIAFGSSARACSFTNPDLPACRALSCHINPDDDSSCKRLLVPLLDGTECAPNQWCLKGRCVSLDELSSSVVVHGSWSSWSSFSPCSRTCGGGVTHRTRKCNNPGPAFGGNDCEGPDIEAELCHQQSCERTQLDFMAEQCSQTDLHPLYLIPNTASFYTWIPAVGFARGDEQCRYMCQSDGENFIVSRGSQFVDGTRCESDSPPPFGSTAACLRGRCQLFGCDGVLHSGKVRDVCGVCGGDGSSCSLTSDSYTGGQAREYTTFLSLPVNATQVHIVNRAPLFTHMAVTVGDGYIVSGGGSMALNMTHPSPLDDNRLEYHLHMTPDLLPEMEELLLPGPLQEEINIQVYRKYGKEYGEKTNPNISYQFYVPTRNSVLTDITPKGKWAVLTAPCSVSCGSGIQKHVYICVGEGTNNHLEEHNCETPPPPTPPLTTCQLPPCPPRWDAGTFGPCSASCGGGERMRPVRCVQKHRADVVKVPDSECPADTPPSTVEKCNLQPCPARWRVSEPGECSAVCGPGEAKRSVSCVRPEDGQDVEVDQSLCSKQIKPPGSVPCVVDVCPIGWESKAEEQPVLKPGLLPRSRQTPVYVWSPVISQCSKSCGNGTLQVWFSCVDHRTRLEVPDVHCDASTKPPPHSETCNTSPCPPMWHSKQGVCSVTCGGGVANRVLYCARETEGEEEVVEDSECRDFPEPTAVVSCNTHSCPARWRVFSTSPCSVSCDLGVAQRAVSCVQFVHVFSPLWIWDPVQNCVLHGPLKAGAPQPPALYAPAQTHHHPGLQHGRLQGGRTCHVSHSKPHRYTAAPHGPSLSSKCYRGRHHPTHHNNHSNT, from the exons atgtattttatggCTCTGCTTTGTCTGCTGTTACTGCGGCCTGGCTTCGCTGCTCTAATGACTTCTCCATTGGAAGAG CTTTCCCATCACTCCGCCAGTCGGAAAGacacagtttcctcctctggttgTTCTCCTGACGCCTCAG TGAGTGGACGGCTGCGTCGATCGGCTTTGATGCCTGATATCACACATCTGGAGCTACTGGTGGTGGTAGGGCCGGATGTCCAGCAGGTCCACAAGCAGGATACAGAACGATATATCCTCACCAACCTCAACATT GCCTCAGAGCTGCTGAGAGACATGACCCTGGGAGCCAACATGAGGGTGCACCTGGTCCGCATGATCATCCTGTCAGAGCCAGAG CCAGAGATCCAAATGTCATCCGACATTACTTCATGTctcagaagtgtgtgtgactggggCAGAAGGATAAACCCCTCGAATGATACAGACCCACTACACGCTGATCTCCTGTTGTACATTACAAG GTACGACCTGGAGTTGCCTGATGGGAATAAGCAGGTCAGGGGAGTAGCACAGCTGGGTGGGGCCTGTTCAAGTGAATGGAGCTGTGTGATCACAGAGGACACGGGCTTTGACCTGGGGATCACCATCGCTCATGAAATCGGCCACAG TTTTGGAATAAACCATGATGGACTGGgaaacacctgcagcaggagTGGCTTCATTATGGCCTCTGATGGAGGCTACAACAGTGTGGATCTGACCTGGTCCcagtgcagcagacagcagctgctcaCATTCTTCAG TGAAGGTAAAGCTGAATGTGTCAAAGACCTTCCTGCACTGGGAGGTTCCCTACAGAACTGGAAGCCTGGCTTATATTACGGAGTTGACGACCAGTGCCGGATAGCTTTTGGAAGCTCTGCAAGAGCCTGCTCTTTTACCAACCCTGACCTG CCAGCTTGTCGTGCTCTGTCCTGTCACATTAACCCCGATGATGACAGCTCCTGCAAACGCCTCCTGGTTCCACTGCTGGATGGGACAGAGTGTGCACCTAATCAG TGGTGTCTGAAGGGCCGCTGTGTCTCCCTGGATGAGCTCAGCTCCTCTGTAGTGGTGCACGGCTCCTGGTCCAGCTGGTCATCGTTCTCCCCCTGCTCACGGACATGTGGTGGGGGAGTCACTCATCGCACAAGGAAATGCAATAACCCAGG ACCTGCTTTTGGGGGGAATGACTGTGAGGGGCCAGATATCGAGGCTGAACTTTGTCACCAGCAG TCCTGTGAGCGCACCCAGCTGGATTTCATGGCAGAACAGTGTTCCCAAACAGACCTCCACCCACTCTACCTGATACCAAACACTGCCTCCTTCTACACCTGGATCCCTGCTGTCGGCTTTGCACGAG GCGATGAGCAGTGCAGATACATGTGCCAGTCAGATGGAGAAAACTTCATAGTGAGTCGTGGCTCTCAGTTTGTGGACGGGACTCGCTGTGAGTCAGACAGCCCACCTCCCTTTGGCTCCACAGCTGCTTGTCTAAGAGGGAGATGTCAG CTGTTTGGCTGTGACGGCGTGCTGCACTCTGGGAAAGTGAGGGACGTGTGTGGGGTGTGCGGTGGCGACGGATCGTCCTGCAGTTTGACCTCTGACTCCTACACTGGCGGTCAGGCAAGAG AGTACAccaccttcctctctctgccagtAAACGCCACACAGGTTCATATTGTCAACAGGGCTCCTCTCTTCACTCACATGG ctgtgacagttGGAGACGGGTACATTGTGTCTGGGGGGGGCAGCATGGCGCTGAATATGACCCACCCCTCCCCACTGGATGATAACCGCCTAGAGTACCACCTCCACATGACCCCTGACCTTCTGCCTgagatggaggagctgctgctgcccggACCACTGCAGGAGGAGATAAACATACAG gtctATCGCAAATATGGAAAAGAATacggagagaaaacaaatccaaacatCAGTTACCAGTTCTATGTACCTACCAGAAACAGTGTCTTGACAGACATCACACCAAAAGGCAAATGGGCCGTCTTAACAGCACCCTGCTCTGTCTCCTGTGGATCAG GCATACAGAAGCACGTGTACATCTGTGTAGGTGAAGGAACCAACAACCATTTGGAGGAGCACAACTGCGAaacacctcctccacccacacCACCCCTCACAACCTGTCAGCTCCCCCCCTGTCCCCCCAG GTGGGATGCAGGGACGTTTGGGCCTTGTAGCGCCTCTTGTGGCGGAGGAGAGAGAATGCGCCCTGTAAGATGTGTCCAGAAACACAGGGCTGACGTGGTAAAGGTCCCAGATTCTGAATGCCCTGCTGATACACCTCCGAGCACTGTGGAGAAATGTAACCTGCAGCCCTGTCCTGCCAG ATGGCGTGTGTCAGAGCCAGGGGAATGTTCAGCTGTGTGCGGGCCAGGGGAAGCCAAACGCAGCGTCTCATGTGTGCGGCCAGAAGACGGTCAGGATGTTGAAGTGGATCAAAGCCTGTGCTCAAAGCAGATCAAACCACCTGGTTCTGTTCCCTGTGTGGTCGATGTTTGTCCCATTGGCTGGGAGTCTAAGGCAGAG GAACAGCCCGTGTTGAAGCCTGGTTTGTTGCCGCGCTCCAGACAGACCCCTGTGTACGTCTGGAGCCCCGTCATCAGCCAGTGCTCGAAGTCCTGCGGGAATG GAACCCTGCAGGTGTGGTTCTCCTGTGTGGACCACCGGACCAGACTGGAGGTGCCCGACGTCCACTGTGACGCTTCAACCAAACCTCCACCTCACTCTGAGACCTGCAACACATCCCCCTGCCCTCCCAT GTGGCACTCTAAGCAAGGAGTCTGCAGTGTAACgtgtggaggaggggtggcCAACAGGGTGCTGTACTGTGCTAGAGaaacagagggggaggaggaggtggtggaggactCTGAGTGCAGAGACTTTCCAGAACCCACAGCAGTGGTTTCATGTAACACCCACAGCTGCCCAGCGAG GTGGAGGGTATTCAGCACGTCACCCTGCTCGGTGTCCTGTGATCTGGGTGTAGCTCAGAGGGCTGTGTCGTGTGTCCAGTTCGTCCATG TGTTCAGTCCCCTGTGGATATGGGATCCAGTCCAGAACTGTGTCCTGCATGGGCCCCTCAAAGCCGGAGCCCCTCAGCCCCCTGCTCTGTATGCACCTGCCCAAACCCATCACCATCCAGGGCTGCAACATGGGCGGCTGCAGGGAGGACGGACCTGTCACGTCTCCCACTCCAAGCCACACAGATACACCGCCGCACCGCATGGGCCATCCCTCTCCTCCAAGTGCTACAGAGGCCGTCACCATCCCACACACCACAACAACCATTCCAACACCTAA